A genome region from Bradyrhizobium sp. WSM1417 includes the following:
- a CDS encoding MoxR family ATPase, whose translation MAESVEKLEDGVVRSAEQVSSQIRAAKDAIASVIFGQDRVIENTLVTILSGGHALLIGVPGLAKTKLVETLGITLGLDAKRIQFTPDLMPSDILGAEVLDESTSGKRAFRFISGPVFAQLLMADEINRASPRTQSALLQAMQEQHITVAGARHDLPKPFHVLATQNPLEQEGTYPLPEAQLDRFLMEIDVDYPDRDAERRILFETTGADETLAKGAMTPDALITAQRLIRRLPVGDSVVEAILSLVRSARPGPDGGDTSKFIAWGPGPRASQSLMLAVRARALIDGRLAPSIDDVLDLAEPVLKHRMALTFQARAEGRTIPDVIRQLKTRIG comes from the coding sequence ATGGCGGAGAGTGTCGAGAAGCTCGAAGACGGAGTAGTCCGTTCAGCCGAGCAGGTGTCGAGCCAGATTCGCGCGGCAAAGGATGCGATCGCGTCCGTCATCTTCGGCCAGGACCGCGTGATCGAGAACACGCTGGTCACCATCCTTTCCGGCGGCCACGCGCTGTTGATCGGCGTCCCCGGCCTCGCCAAGACCAAGCTGGTCGAGACGCTCGGCATCACGCTCGGCCTCGATGCCAAGCGCATCCAGTTCACGCCCGACCTGATGCCGTCGGACATTCTCGGTGCCGAAGTGCTCGACGAGAGCACCTCCGGCAAGCGTGCCTTCCGCTTCATCTCCGGCCCCGTGTTCGCGCAACTGCTGATGGCCGACGAGATCAACCGCGCCAGCCCGCGCACGCAATCCGCGCTGCTGCAGGCGATGCAGGAGCAGCACATCACCGTTGCCGGCGCGCGTCATGATCTGCCGAAGCCGTTCCACGTGCTCGCCACGCAAAACCCGCTGGAGCAGGAAGGCACCTATCCGCTGCCCGAAGCCCAGCTCGACCGTTTCCTGATGGAGATCGACGTCGACTATCCCGACCGCGACGCCGAGCGCCGCATCCTGTTCGAAACCACCGGCGCCGACGAGACGCTGGCGAAGGGCGCGATGACACCTGACGCACTCATCACCGCGCAGCGACTGATCCGGCGGCTGCCGGTCGGCGATTCCGTGGTCGAGGCGATCCTGTCGCTGGTGCGCTCGGCCCGTCCGGGTCCGGACGGCGGCGACACCAGCAAGTTCATCGCCTGGGGACCGGGCCCGCGCGCCAGCCAATCGCTGATGCTCGCGGTGCGCGCACGCGCGCTGATCGACGGCCGCCTCGCACCCTCGATCGACGACGTGCTCGACCTCGCCGAGCCCGTGCTGAAGCACCGCATGGCGCTGACATTCCAGGCGCGCGCTGAAGGCCGCACGATTCCGGACGTGATCCGGCAACTGAAAACACGGATCGGTTGA
- a CDS encoding nuclear transport factor 2 family protein — translation MSFDPMAVAVDWLDAYRAGDIDAILELHAEDAVVHCGCGGGQTIIGHEALRAYWVDHLRKYPAGTLDDLNPWRNNGTLISYLTSAGVMSALLAFDAAGRIKELDCSPSR, via the coding sequence ATGTCCTTTGACCCCATGGCCGTTGCGGTCGACTGGCTTGATGCGTATCGCGCGGGCGATATCGATGCGATTTTGGAGCTCCATGCTGAAGATGCCGTTGTGCACTGCGGCTGCGGCGGCGGCCAAACCATCATCGGCCACGAAGCACTTCGTGCCTATTGGGTCGATCACCTCCGGAAATATCCGGCAGGCACGTTGGATGATCTCAATCCCTGGCGCAACAACGGCACCCTTATCTCTTACCTCACCAGTGCGGGCGTGATGAGTGCACTTTTGGCGTTTGACGCCGCCGGCAGGATCAAGGAACTGGACTGCAGTCCCTCACGCTAG
- a CDS encoding DUF6111 family protein yields MIRPILTEIGIFLVPFAVYALFLAATRSGLFVQSSWPITIVARLMLAALVLVIAGLIGFAHFSGAAPDSTYVPAHVENGKLVPGVER; encoded by the coding sequence ATGATCCGGCCGATCCTGACCGAGATCGGAATCTTCCTCGTTCCCTTTGCCGTCTATGCGCTGTTCCTGGCCGCGACGCGTTCCGGCCTGTTCGTGCAATCGTCCTGGCCGATCACGATCGTCGCGCGCCTCATGCTGGCGGCGCTCGTGCTGGTGATCGCGGGGCTGATCGGCTTTGCGCATTTCTCCGGCGCTGCGCCGGATTCGACCTATGTCCCCGCCCATGTCGAGAACGGCAAGCTCGTGCCGGGCGTGGAAAGATAG
- a CDS encoding CCA tRNA nucleotidyltransferase — translation MSAVPMLADAPWLIAGGTARVLQLLNADGEEARVVGGAVRNALLGLVPGDIDIATTALPHEVMRRAKSAGIKAVPTGIDHGTVTLVIDSQPYEVTTLREDTETFGRKAKVAFGRDWVKDAERRDFTMNGLSVDADGVVHDYVGGIADAAARRVRFIGDPDQRIAEDFLRILRFFRIHAAFGAGDPDRNGYVACIRGRAGIASLSAERLRMEMLKLLVAQRASAAALAMADGGLLQALTGGVVYTGPLSAMIAIERELGLAASSTRRLAALTVAVTEDAKRVATRLRLSNAETKALDSMGHRWWRLATKGEADARRLLYRLGAERYHDRVLLGWARAGRDVGSSRWRALAELPQRWTAPKFPLRAADFIARGMAEGPSLGHVLTLAEDAWLAADFPLEEAALASIADQAAARISRDERT, via the coding sequence ATGAGCGCGGTGCCCATGCTCGCCGATGCGCCCTGGCTGATTGCGGGCGGGACCGCGCGCGTCCTGCAATTGCTCAACGCGGATGGCGAGGAGGCGCGGGTCGTCGGCGGCGCCGTGCGCAACGCGCTGCTCGGCCTCGTGCCCGGTGACATCGACATCGCGACCACGGCGCTCCCGCACGAGGTGATGCGGCGCGCCAAGAGCGCCGGCATCAAGGCCGTGCCGACCGGCATCGACCACGGCACCGTCACGCTCGTCATCGACAGCCAGCCGTACGAAGTCACGACGCTGCGCGAGGATACCGAGACCTTCGGCCGCAAGGCCAAGGTCGCGTTCGGCCGCGACTGGGTGAAGGACGCCGAACGTCGCGACTTCACGATGAACGGGCTTTCGGTCGATGCTGATGGTGTCGTCCACGATTACGTCGGAGGCATCGCGGATGCGGCCGCGCGGCGCGTGCGCTTCATCGGTGATCCCGACCAGCGCATCGCCGAGGATTTCCTGCGCATCCTGCGCTTCTTCCGCATCCACGCCGCCTTTGGTGCCGGCGATCCCGACCGCAACGGCTATGTCGCCTGCATCCGGGGACGCGCGGGCATAGCGAGCCTGTCAGCCGAACGGCTGCGCATGGAGATGCTGAAGCTGCTGGTCGCTCAGCGCGCCTCTGCCGCCGCGCTCGCAATGGCGGACGGCGGATTGCTGCAGGCGCTGACCGGCGGCGTCGTCTACACCGGACCCCTCTCGGCGATGATCGCGATCGAGCGCGAGCTTGGCCTTGCCGCGAGCAGCACGCGCCGGCTCGCCGCACTGACGGTCGCGGTGACCGAAGACGCCAAGCGCGTCGCCACGCGGTTGAGGCTCTCCAATGCGGAAACCAAGGCGCTGGATTCGATGGGGCACCGCTGGTGGCGTTTGGCCACCAAGGGTGAAGCCGATGCGCGGCGGCTGCTCTACCGGCTCGGCGCGGAGCGCTATCACGATCGCGTGTTGCTGGGCTGGGCGCGAGCCGGTCGTGACGTCGGCTCGTCGCGATGGCGAGCGCTCGCCGAGCTGCCGCAGCGCTGGACTGCGCCGAAATTTCCGCTTCGCGCCGCCGACTTCATCGCGCGCGGCATGGCGGAAGGACCCTCGCTCGGACATGTCTTGACGCTCGCCGAGGACGCTTGGCTTGCGGCGGATTTTCCCCTAGAGGAAGCCGCACTCGCTTCCATCGCCGATCAAGCTGCGGCACGCATCAGCCGCGATGAGAGAACGTGA
- a CDS encoding sulfite exporter TauE/SafE family protein: MTIVSGFADISIFQLLLVALMALFASIIGGLAGYGTGALMPLVLVPLVGAEPVVPIIAISAIFTNSSRALAYLRYADRRRALIVLACAALTTALGAYGYTRLTNAGAALVIGSMLILSVPLRRVLRRRQVKIGDTGLAAGSVGYGVLVGGTSGSGVILLSLLMAVGLEGAAVIATDAMISLGTGLIKISVFGLAGAVTAQVLAFALLIGAIAIPGAFLAKAFVERMPVHIHTAILDVAVITGGLVMISAAARQLI, translated from the coding sequence GTGACCATCGTCTCAGGCTTCGCCGACATCTCGATCTTTCAGCTGCTGCTGGTCGCATTGATGGCGTTGTTTGCTTCGATCATCGGTGGTCTCGCCGGCTACGGCACCGGCGCCTTGATGCCGCTGGTGCTGGTCCCTCTCGTCGGCGCCGAGCCGGTGGTGCCGATCATCGCGATCTCCGCGATCTTCACCAATTCCAGTCGCGCGCTTGCCTATCTCCGCTATGCCGATCGCCGCCGCGCGCTGATCGTGTTGGCCTGTGCGGCACTGACGACGGCGCTCGGCGCCTACGGCTATACGCGGCTGACCAATGCGGGCGCGGCGCTGGTGATCGGCTCCATGCTGATTCTGAGCGTGCCGCTGCGCCGTGTGCTCCGCCGCCGCCAGGTCAAGATCGGCGACACTGGGCTTGCGGCCGGCTCGGTCGGTTATGGCGTGCTGGTCGGCGGCACCTCCGGCTCCGGCGTGATCCTGCTGTCGCTGCTGATGGCCGTGGGCCTCGAAGGCGCCGCCGTCATCGCGACCGATGCCATGATCTCGCTCGGCACCGGCCTCATCAAGATCTCGGTGTTCGGCCTCGCCGGTGCCGTCACCGCGCAGGTGCTCGCCTTTGCGCTTCTGATCGGCGCGATTGCCATTCCCGGCGCGTTCCTCGCAAAAGCCTTCGTCGAGCGGATGCCGGTGCACATCCACACCGCGATCCTCGACGTCGCGGTCATCACCGGCGGGCTGGTGATGATCTCGGCGGCGGCCAGGCAGCTCATCTAA
- a CDS encoding CoA pyrophosphatase, translated as MNKPISRNDPAVIGAADFFARSTARLGFDVPPGLYDPNIIPASGDPGTDKMLEIIAREQPVRPAAVLIAVVDHPEPTILLTQRSAHLNDHAGQIAFPGGKIDAIDRSPLDAALREAEEEVGLSRDFVEPIGYLDLYGTGFGFRILPTVARVRPGFELTINHSEVDDAFEVPLSFLMNPANHQVHSKEFRGMERSYYAMPFAERYIWGATAGMLRVLYERIYSS; from the coding sequence TTGAACAAGCCTATCTCCAGGAACGATCCCGCCGTGATCGGTGCGGCCGATTTCTTCGCCCGCTCCACGGCGCGGCTCGGCTTCGACGTTCCGCCCGGCCTCTACGATCCCAACATCATTCCGGCCTCGGGCGATCCCGGTACCGACAAGATGCTCGAGATCATCGCGCGCGAGCAGCCGGTGCGGCCGGCAGCGGTCCTGATCGCGGTGGTCGATCATCCAGAGCCGACCATCCTCCTGACGCAGCGCTCGGCGCATCTGAACGACCATGCCGGCCAGATCGCTTTTCCCGGCGGCAAGATCGACGCGATTGACCGCTCGCCGCTCGATGCGGCGCTGCGCGAGGCCGAGGAGGAGGTCGGGCTGTCCAGAGACTTCGTCGAGCCGATCGGGTATCTCGATCTCTACGGCACGGGCTTCGGCTTCCGCATCCTGCCGACGGTTGCCAGGGTGCGCCCGGGTTTTGAGCTGACGATCAATCATTCCGAGGTTGATGATGCGTTCGAAGTGCCGCTATCGTTCCTGATGAACCCGGCCAACCACCAGGTGCACAGTAAGGAATTCCGCGGCATGGAGCGGTCCTACTACGCGATGCCGTTTGCCGAACGCTACATCTGGGGCGCGACGGCCGGCATGCTCCGTGTGCTCTATGAGCGGATCTATTCCTCATGA
- a CDS encoding DUF4159 domain-containing protein: MMGLPLAFTEPLLLIGLVSLPVLWWLLRVMPPRPRRIEFPPTRLLFDIAPREETPSRTPWWLTALRLLAAALVIFAAAGPIWNPQTGAAASKAPLMIMFDDGWSAASNWDIRIRAADELIASAENDRRAIALVPLSEPNRDITLMPAGAARVALRQLTPKPYSIERVETLTAIDRFLKATGDCEIAWLSDSVDTGRGEEFVAGLGKTVGDRSLTVFEGGTSSPLALVAAENAAARMTVKVLRTDSGIAIGTVRALDQKASPIGEARYSFGPQDKETEASFDLPVELRNDITRLEIAGERSAGAVQLLDKRWRRRAIGIVSGSTSETAQPLLAPTFYLTRALAPFADVRLADKGSPQQGITQFLDQKLPMIILADVGTIAPEIRERLNGWIDQGGVLVRFAGPRLAQAEDDLVPVKLRKGGRTLGGSLTWEKPQHLASFAADGPFAGVVVPKDVTISRQVLAEPDAVLATKSWASLEDGTPLVTGEHRGKGVVSLFHVSADMRWSDLPMSGTFVEILRRVVDMSGYTAKPGAGVATEGTAETVAPLHILDGFGAFGPPPAAAKPLPADYRDRATPDHPPGFYGPAEGPLAVNTLASADRIAALNTASLRARHATYTNAEPQDLRGWLLSTALALFLIDAIIVAVLGGGLAALLRRRAAPAMIVFGLVLAGLASFAPTPSHADSASDEFAMKAVSQTRLAYVVTGNADVDSIVRAGLSGLTLFLAQRTALEAGDPVGIDPARDELAFFPLIYWPIVPGAPKPSRDAINKIDAYMKQGGTVLFDTRDAVEAPPGANGAAQTPAMQTLREILSSLDVPELEPVPREHVLTKTFFLLRDFPGRFTTGQTWVETLPREDDEDSAQRPARGGDGVSPIIITSNDLAGAWAVRPDGQAMLPVTGGDPRQREFAYRAGANIVMYTLTGNYKADQVHAPALIERLGQ; this comes from the coding sequence ATGATGGGACTGCCGCTCGCGTTCACCGAACCGCTGCTCCTGATCGGCCTTGTCAGCCTGCCGGTGCTGTGGTGGCTGTTGCGCGTGATGCCGCCGCGGCCGCGCCGCATCGAGTTTCCGCCGACGCGCCTGCTGTTCGACATCGCACCCCGCGAAGAGACCCCGTCGCGGACGCCGTGGTGGCTGACCGCATTGCGGCTGCTGGCTGCGGCGCTGGTTATTTTCGCCGCCGCCGGCCCGATCTGGAATCCGCAAACAGGCGCGGCCGCCAGCAAGGCGCCGCTGATGATCATGTTCGACGACGGGTGGAGCGCGGCCTCGAACTGGGACATCCGGATCAGGGCCGCCGACGAGTTGATCGCGAGTGCCGAGAACGACCGCCGTGCGATTGCGCTGGTGCCGCTGTCCGAGCCGAACCGCGATATCACATTGATGCCGGCGGGCGCCGCGCGCGTCGCGCTGCGGCAGCTGACGCCGAAGCCCTATTCGATCGAGCGCGTCGAGACCCTGACCGCCATCGATCGCTTCCTGAAGGCGACCGGTGACTGCGAGATCGCCTGGCTCTCCGACAGCGTCGATACCGGTCGCGGCGAGGAGTTCGTTGCTGGCCTCGGCAAGACCGTCGGCGACCGCAGCCTGACCGTATTCGAAGGCGGCACCTCGTCGCCGCTGGCCCTGGTCGCGGCAGAGAATGCCGCAGCCAGGATGACGGTGAAGGTGCTGCGCACCGACAGCGGCATCGCCATCGGCACCGTGCGCGCGCTGGACCAGAAGGCCTCGCCGATCGGTGAAGCGCGTTATTCGTTCGGCCCGCAGGACAAGGAAACCGAAGCTTCGTTCGATCTGCCGGTCGAGCTGCGCAACGACATCACGCGGCTGGAAATTGCCGGTGAGCGCTCCGCCGGCGCAGTGCAGCTGCTAGACAAGCGCTGGCGCCGCCGCGCCATCGGCATCGTCTCGGGCTCCACCAGCGAGACCGCGCAGCCGCTGCTGGCGCCGACCTTCTATCTCACCCGCGCGCTGGCGCCGTTCGCCGACGTGCGGCTCGCCGACAAGGGCTCGCCGCAGCAGGGCATCACGCAGTTCCTCGACCAGAAGCTGCCGATGATCATCCTTGCCGATGTCGGCACCATCGCCCCCGAGATCCGCGAGCGTCTCAATGGCTGGATCGACCAAGGCGGCGTGCTGGTGCGGTTTGCCGGTCCGCGGCTGGCGCAAGCCGAGGACGATCTCGTTCCGGTCAAGCTGCGCAAGGGCGGCCGGACGCTCGGCGGCAGCCTGACCTGGGAAAAGCCGCAACATCTGGCCTCCTTTGCCGCCGACGGTCCGTTTGCCGGCGTCGTGGTCCCCAAGGACGTCACCATCAGCCGCCAGGTGCTGGCCGAGCCCGACGCCGTGCTCGCCACCAAGAGCTGGGCCTCGCTGGAAGACGGCACGCCGCTGGTAACAGGAGAGCATCGCGGCAAGGGCGTCGTCAGCCTGTTCCACGTCAGCGCCGACATGCGCTGGTCGGATCTGCCCATGTCGGGCACCTTCGTCGAAATCCTGCGGCGCGTCGTCGACATGTCCGGCTATACCGCCAAGCCAGGCGCAGGCGTTGCCACTGAAGGGACCGCCGAGACGGTGGCGCCGTTGCACATCCTCGACGGCTTCGGCGCTTTCGGTCCGCCGCCGGCCGCCGCAAAGCCGCTGCCCGCGGATTATCGCGACCGCGCCACACCCGATCATCCGCCGGGCTTCTATGGTCCGGCAGAAGGACCGCTCGCCGTGAACACGCTTGCCAGCGCCGACCGTATCGCAGCCCTGAACACCGCGAGCCTGCGCGCCCGGCACGCCACCTACACCAATGCCGAGCCGCAGGACTTGCGCGGCTGGCTGCTGTCGACGGCGCTCGCGCTATTCCTGATCGACGCCATCATCGTCGCGGTGCTCGGCGGCGGACTTGCCGCGCTGCTGCGCCGCCGCGCCGCGCCTGCGATGATCGTCTTCGGACTGGTGCTCGCAGGCCTCGCCTCGTTCGCGCCGACGCCGTCGCACGCGGACAGCGCGTCCGACGAGTTCGCGATGAAGGCGGTGTCGCAGACCCGCCTCGCCTATGTCGTGACCGGCAATGCCGACGTCGATTCCATCGTCAGGGCCGGGCTGTCAGGACTGACGCTGTTCCTGGCGCAGCGCACCGCGCTCGAGGCCGGCGATCCCGTCGGCATCGATCCGGCGCGCGACGAGCTCGCCTTCTTCCCGCTGATCTACTGGCCGATCGTGCCGGGCGCGCCCAAGCCGTCGCGGGACGCGATCAACAAGATCGACGCCTATATGAAGCAGGGCGGCACCGTGCTGTTCGACACCCGCGACGCGGTCGAAGCGCCGCCCGGCGCGAACGGCGCGGCACAGACCCCCGCCATGCAGACGCTCCGCGAGATCCTGTCCTCGCTCGATGTGCCCGAGCTGGAGCCGGTGCCGCGCGAGCACGTGTTGACCAAGACATTCTTTCTCTTGCGCGACTTCCCCGGCCGCTTCACAACCGGCCAGACCTGGGTCGAGACCTTGCCGCGCGAAGACGACGAGGACAGCGCGCAGCGGCCGGCGCGCGGCGGCGACGGCGTCTCGCCGATCATCATCACCTCGAACGACCTTGCCGGCGCCTGGGCCGTGCGGCCCGACGGCCAGGCCATGCTGCCGGTGACCGGCGGCGACCCCCGCCAGCGCGAATTCGCCTACCGCGCCGGCGCCAACATCGTGATGTACACGCTGACCGGCAACTACAAGGCCGACCAGGTGCACGCACCGGCCCTGATCGAACGGCTGGGGCAATAG
- a CDS encoding DUF1285 domain-containing protein, with protein MANQGQSADRGLEGLTAAAKTAADAEGAKKGLPPVHLWNPPFCGDLDMRIASDGTWFYLGTPIGRHALVRLFSTILKREGDKHFLVTPVEKVGIRVDDAPFMAVEMQKDGEDNRRVLRFRTNVDDWVTCDAAHRLRFEQAKDGGLTPYLHVRDELWAKVTRALYYDLVDMGEERMVDGQPMFGVESAGEFFAMADAEQVRAAL; from the coding sequence ATGGCGAACCAAGGGCAGAGCGCCGATCGTGGTCTTGAGGGGCTGACTGCCGCTGCCAAAACTGCTGCCGATGCCGAAGGCGCCAAAAAGGGCCTGCCTCCGGTGCATTTGTGGAATCCGCCGTTTTGCGGCGATCTAGACATGCGAATCGCATCCGATGGTACTTGGTTCTATTTGGGGACGCCAATCGGCCGTCATGCTTTGGTCCGCCTGTTCTCGACCATCCTCAAGCGTGAAGGCGACAAGCATTTCCTCGTCACGCCGGTGGAGAAGGTCGGCATTCGCGTCGACGACGCGCCGTTCATGGCGGTCGAGATGCAGAAGGACGGCGAGGACAACCGTCGCGTGCTCCGCTTCCGCACCAATGTCGACGACTGGGTCACCTGCGATGCCGCGCACCGGCTGCGCTTCGAACAGGCCAAGGACGGCGGGCTGACGCCCTATCTGCATGTCCGCGACGAACTCTGGGCCAAGGTCACCCGCGCGCTCTATTACGATCTGGTTGACATGGGTGAGGAGCGGATGGTGGATGGCCAGCCGATGTTCGGTGTCGAGTCGGCCGGCGAGTTCTTCGCCATGGCCGATGCGGAGCAGGTGAGGGCCGCGCTTTGA
- a CDS encoding DUF58 domain-containing protein gives MAAENGHAAKEVIAIRRADGESRTLAASLPRLVLEARRIAANVIHGLHGRRRAGSGENFWQYRRFVSGEPSQNVDWRRSARDDLLYVRELEWEASHTVWIWPDRSPSMAFASKQARESKLERTLIVAFALAELLVSGGERVGIPGLMAPTASRSVIDKMAQAMLHDDADRLSLPPSFVPAALAETIVLSDFWSPISEIRTTLAGLSGSGAHGTLVQVVDPAEESFPYSGRVEFVEPEGFGVITAGRAESWAQDYTARLALHRDQIRAETNKLDWLFTTHATDRSAAELLLFLHAGMQVSKSGARTTTIKAGPAA, from the coding sequence ATGGCGGCGGAGAACGGGCACGCAGCAAAGGAGGTCATCGCGATCCGACGTGCCGATGGCGAAAGCCGCACGCTCGCAGCTTCCTTGCCGCGCCTGGTGCTCGAGGCCCGCCGCATCGCCGCCAACGTCATCCACGGTTTGCACGGCCGCCGTCGCGCCGGCTCCGGCGAAAATTTCTGGCAATACCGCCGCTTCGTCTCCGGCGAGCCGTCGCAGAACGTCGACTGGCGGCGTTCGGCGCGCGACGATCTTCTCTATGTCCGCGAGCTCGAATGGGAAGCCTCGCACACGGTCTGGATCTGGCCCGACCGCTCGCCCTCGATGGCGTTCGCTTCAAAACAGGCGCGCGAATCCAAGCTCGAGCGGACGCTGATCGTCGCCTTCGCGCTGGCCGAGCTGCTGGTTTCCGGCGGCGAACGCGTCGGCATTCCCGGGCTGATGGCACCGACCGCGAGCCGCAGCGTCATCGACAAGATGGCGCAGGCGATGCTGCATGACGATGCCGACCGCTTGAGCCTGCCGCCGTCCTTCGTGCCCGCGGCGCTGGCCGAGACGATCGTGCTGTCGGACTTCTGGTCGCCGATCTCCGAGATCAGGACCACGCTCGCCGGCTTGTCCGGCTCCGGTGCGCATGGCACGCTGGTGCAGGTGGTCGATCCCGCCGAGGAATCCTTCCCGTATTCCGGCCGCGTCGAGTTCGTCGAGCCCGAAGGGTTCGGCGTGATCACCGCCGGCCGCGCCGAGAGCTGGGCGCAGGATTACACCGCACGACTCGCGCTGCACCGCGACCAGATCCGCGCCGAGACCAACAAGCTGGACTGGCTGTTCACGACCCACGCCACCGACCGCTCGGCCGCGGAGCTCTTGCTGTTCCTGCATGCCGGCATGCAGGTGAGCAAGTCGGGCGCGCGTACCACCACGATCAAGGCGGGGCCGGCAGCATGA